Genomic DNA from Shewanella woodyi ATCC 51908:
TGAGGACGAAGTTGATAAGCCTGAAATAGAGCTTAACGCTGAACCTGCACAGATCATACTGCTCTTTAAAGAGAGTATCTCTGGACTGGAAAAAGACAAACTGCCAATTAAGACTGTAGGTGTTGAGTCTGTGAGTATTAACCAGACTAACGGTGCAATGAGGCTGGTGGTCGATCTTGATAAGGTAAAGGCATATAAAGGAAAGCTATCTGGCAATACCTACAACATCACAATAAACGATGAGGTCGCTGAACGAGACGATAGTAGCGAAAATCCGTTTGTTAACTCAATCCAAAATATCGACTTTAGAAGAACGGCGGAAGGTGGCGGAGAGTTAATCGTCAAGCTGAATAATAATAGAGTCGCAGCGAATGTAGAACAGGTAGGGGCTAAGTTAGAGCTTAAACTTTACAACACAGAGATAGGATCTGATTTTCTTTATGTGATGGATGTGCAAGATTTTGCCACTCCAGTAAGAAGCTTCGAAACTTTCAAAGAGGAGTTAACCTCCCGTGTTCTTATCGATATCTCAGGCGAGTATGAGTACAACTATCGCCAAGAGGAGGACCTATTTAAATTAAGCATTAACAAAGCTGAGCGCATTGTGGTCGCTAAAGAGGAGGAGAAATACGATGGAAAGTCTCTTTCACTCAACTTCCAAAGCATCTCTGTAAGGACTGTACTGCAGATCATTGCCGATTATAACAACTTTAATTTAGTGACCAGTGACACCGTTGAGGGCGATATTACCCTTAGACTGGATGATGTGCCATGGGATCAAGCGTTAGATTTGATTCTTCAAACTAAAGGGTTAGATAAGCGCATTGAAGGTAACATTCTTATGGTGGCGCCCAGAGAGGAGTTGGCCATTCGTGAGAGCCAGATGCTTAAAGATATGCAGGAGGTGAAAGAACTCTCTCCTCTCTACTCTGAATATATTCAGATAAATTACGCTAAAAGTGCCGACATTGCTGAACTGTTAAAAAGTACTGATTCAAGTTTATTGTCTTCTCGAGGCAGTGTTGCTGTTGACGAAAGGACCAATACATTACTGATTAAAGATACAGAAGAGATCATTGAGAATATCCACCGATTAATAAAAATCTTGGACATCCCAATTCGCCAAGTATTAATTGAAGCTAGAATGGTCACAGTGAAAGATGATGTATCTGAAGATCTTGGGATCAAGTGGGGAATTAGTGATAAACAAGGTAGTAAAGGCACATCTGGCAGTATTGGTGGTGCACAAGATATTGCTAATGGCATTATTCCCAGCGTCAATGATAGGTTAAATG
This window encodes:
- a CDS encoding type IV pilus secretin PilQ: MGSSAATNTVLSVPSLSRLVGCLALFIIGISNAAASNRLVDVKYHAVVDHQLELQLVFEDEVDKPEIELNAEPAQIILLFKESISGLEKDKLPIKTVGVESVSINQTNGAMRLVVDLDKVKAYKGKLSGNTYNITINDEVAERDDSSENPFVNSIQNIDFRRTAEGGGELIVKLNNNRVAANVEQVGAKLELKLYNTEIGSDFLYVMDVQDFATPVRSFETFKEELTSRVLIDISGEYEYNYRQEEDLFKLSINKAERIVVAKEEEKYDGKSLSLNFQSISVRTVLQIIADYNNFNLVTSDTVEGDITLRLDDVPWDQALDLILQTKGLDKRIEGNILMVAPREELAIRESQMLKDMQEVKELSPLYSEYIQINYAKSADIAELLKSTDSSLLSSRGSVAVDERTNTLLIKDTEEIIENIHRLIKILDIPIRQVLIEARMVTVKDDVSEDLGIKWGISDKQGSKGTSGSIGGAQDIANGIIPSVNDRLNVNFPAPEAAASIAFHVAKLADGTILDMELSALEQENKGEIIASPRITTSNQKAAYIEQGVEIPYVEASSSGAATVSFKKAVLSLRVTPQITPDNRVILDLEISQDSQGKVVATPLGEVVSIDTQRIGTQVLVDHGETIVLGGIYQQNLISRVSKVPVLGDIPFVGFLFRSTSDKNERQELLIFVTPKIISEEI